The proteins below are encoded in one region of Cyclopterus lumpus isolate fCycLum1 chromosome 8, fCycLum1.pri, whole genome shotgun sequence:
- the scaf1 gene encoding splicing factor, arginine/serine-rich 19 → MDLTPVSGFRRRPAASSSPSGIRETARSPPPCSPSLSPSSPSSDLSSPLSTSSSVCANSSAYQNHVKGQTQGSEVARVSSTSASLATQSFSTLTPNTTSSKLFPHKSMHPRVYREEEGGKREMYDPFQPTEGVKEEKGEKYDPFDPTGSPASEDDDDDESGKMRGVKRNSERGDDEEKEEEPPDSTDTLTDLPSPGLSTQLPLRRRVECFSAKSREQRSADSDHSEIEEGEIVGAADRDGGNKRPAGEVLPMNSPSVSFFGSKPERILRVLDGDGFVSVRTESNWEVDREPEDEPVVGVEDLRRKLVSRRKERYLSFPASSPLSPQPPPPSHPPVSTPSSPLTAPVEQATKNRSKSSKSSKDSDRQKSKDRKAGEKEERKKKSKKDKEGGRERSKEKERGHKTGKEVKGRRSSRSSSRKRKKRQHSSPEASRSCNSSGRGGHTRQPLSSLSEERHREKEREKDRNRESDRDRGRERDREREQNRTSSHRRDERDRDSSPRKEEKERKGRQHSSSRERGISKRSKRSREKREGDRDRQRERERGRDGRPVVPPSIQDLNGSDLFAIKRTITVTTTTTTTTVPGSPRLAPTSPCRPTQDSDKPHKRKKKRKWHSAGEMDDRGSCHSQSQSISPPRYHSYDSDHYSDKLVIDVLSLDGEALDSDYPSLEDTPPAALPPEPPVPSPKTKTTPKTGKHHPKKKSHALKKIEQSSTSSSSSKGKCLSSLTVTSGSAAASSGLPSTKRARKMGKDKVRDKGSRKDLGHSGKSKKESGGSRKGKLQSKVSVLVREGVSSTTGTSVGSGKMGMDLLGPGGTGVGAGGSVVGDSIAVVFCRDNESRSPFLKPCSEPLSLGNRSKDLASMGKRSSLVAPPSSLTSPAGLKSKKAKPSSITSTSSSASSPSSSLATKRRRRLAKKTREKGGVVGLAAGDDSQTKAPSEGWGGASLDVQSAIGDRGKSISPRMSQAGPAPCCSSSSSSSSSTSVLPPSSSPPHTPPPSMAPLRDTRESSPDSQTVDSSCKTPDPSFLAEDCPTQTSPTLPASSPSSLSTPQGAGLSIALSTPTAKPPPPDQAPKSLASPPCSSSSAGCGFTSLSLPLSLSDPSSSSVSSSSASKPPPPPPPAVPGLPWSLQTGVDCTTGGVLALTALLFKMEEANIASRAKAQEFIQATSQILSQANQSQSQQLAPPSSASSSHIPPSPSLPPPLGLSPAQFILHSSLPLVGSTKTPPSLLHPSIGGGCAQTPPSIMSMGLSGSFGDTGWDNESKDPDKYLKKLHTQERAVEEVKLAIKPYYQRKDINKDDYKDILRKAVHKICHSRTGEINPVKVSNLVKLYVQRYKYFRKHGRRMDEEERDDRELHSSA, encoded by the exons ATGGACTTGACTCCAGTATCAGGCTTCAGACGGaggcctgctgcctcctcttccccaAGTGGCATTAGAGAGACTGCCAGGAGCCCTCCTCCCTGCTCGCCCTCTTTGTCTCCGTCATCGCCGTCATCCGATCTGTCTTCACCCCTGTCTACATCATCCTCTGTCTGCGCCAACTCCTCAGCTTATCAGAACCATGTAAAAGGTCAGACCCAGGGGTCAGAGGTGGCCAGGGTGTCCTCCACTTCTGCCTCTCTAGCAACGCAGTCTTTCTCCACACTTACACCCAACACAACCTCCTCGAAACTCTTCCCTCACAAGTCAATGCATCCACGTGTTTATCGTGAAGAAGAAGGCGGGAAAAGGGAGATGTATGATCCTTTCCAACCAACtgagggagtgaaggaggagaaaggggagaaataTGACCCCTTTGACCCCACTGGTTCCCCAGCAtcagaagatgatgatgatgacgaaaGTGGCAAAATGAGGGGGGTGAAGAGAAATTCTGAGCGAGGAGATgatgaggaaaaagaggaagaaccTCCAGATTCCACTGACACCTTGACTGACCTGCCCAGCCCTGGTCTGTCCACCCAGCTCCCTCTGAGACGGAGAGTGGAATGTTTCTCTGCCAAATCCAGGGAGCAGAGGTCTGCTGACTCTGATCACTCTGAGATAGAGGAAGGTGAGATAGTTGGGGCTGCTGACAGAGATGGAGGCAATAAGAGACCAGCTGGAGAAGTCCTCCCCATGAATTCTCCCAGCGTCTCCTTCTTTGGCTCAAAGCCAGAGCGCATCCTCCGGGTGCTGGACGGTGATGGCTTTGTGTCTGTGCGCACAGAGAGCAACTGGGAGGTGGACAGGGAACCTGAGGATGAGCCTGTGGTAGGAGTGGAGGATCTGAGAAGGAAGTTGGTCAGCAGGCGGAAGGAAAGATATCTCTCctttcctgcttcctctcccctctctcctcagccACCGCCTCCCTCCCATCCTCCAGTTTCTACACCCTCTTCCCCTCTCACAGCTCCGGTAGAACAAGCCACCAAGAATCGCAGCAAGTCCTCCAAGAGTTCCAAGGACTCCGACCGACAGAAAAGCAAGGATAGGAAGgctggggagaaggaggagagaaaaaaaaagagtaagaaGGACAAAGAGGGAGGTCGGGAGAGGAGCAAAGAGAAGGAACGAGGGCACAAGACCGGGAAGGAAGTTAAAggaaggaggagcagcaggagtaGTAGtcggaagaggaagaaaagacagCACAGCAGCCCAGAGGCCTCTAGATCCTGCAACTCTTCAGGAAGAGGGGGTCACACTAGACAGCCTTTGTCAAGCCTATCtgaagaaagacacagagagaaggaaagggagaaagacagaaacagagagagcgacagagacagaggaagagagagagacagagaaagagagcaaaatCGAACAAGTAGTCAtagaagagatgagagagatcgAGATTCCAGCCctagaaaggaggagaaggaaaggaagggaagacAACATTCAAGCAGCAGAGAGCGGGGCATTTCAAAGAGGTCCAAAAGAAGCAGGGAAAAGAGGGAAGGCGATAGAGACAGGCAGCGTGAGAGGGAACGGGGTCGGGACGGCCGTCCTGTTGTCCCGCCATCTATCCAAGACCTCAATGGGTCTGACCTATTTGCCATCAAGAGAACTATCACagtcaccaccaccacaaccaccaccaccgtACCCGGCTCCCCAAGACTCGCACCGACCTCTCCCTGTCGGCCCACACAGGACTCTGACAAGCCCcataagaggaagaagaagagaaaatggCACTCAGCTGGAGAGATGGATGATCGGGGAAGTTGTCACAGCCAATCACAGTCGATATCACCACCAAGGTATCACAGCTACGACTCAGACCACTATTCAGACAAATTGGTGATTGACGTGTTGTCTTTGGATGGTGAGGCTTTAGACTCAGACTACCCATCCCTTGAGGATACACCTCCTGCTGCCCTGCCTCCAGAACCACCAGTCCCCAGCCCCAAAACTAAAACTACCCCCAAAACTGGAAAACATCACCCGAAAAAGAAATCTCACGCATTAAAGAAAATTGAAcaatcctccacctcctcctcttcctctaaaGGCAAATGTCTCTCCTCACTTACAGTCACCTCAGGCTCTGCTGCTGCCTCATCGGGCCTCCCCTCAACAAAGCGAGCCAGAAAGATGGGAAAGGACAAAGTACGGGACAAAGGTAGCAGAAAAGATTTGGGTCACTCTGGCAAGTCCAAGAAAGAGAGTGGCGGCAGTCGTAAAGGCAAGCTTCAGTCGAAAGTTTCTGTGCTGGTGCGTGAGGGTGTGAGCAGCACCACAGGGACTTCAGTTGGCTCTGGAAAGATGGGCATGGACCTATTAGGGCCAGGGGGTACAGGAGTGGGTGCCGGGGGCTCTGTGGTGGGTGACTCAATTGCAGTGGTCTTCTGCAGGGACAATGAGAGCAGGTCTCCGTTCCTCAAACCTTGCTCAGAGCCACTGTCACTGGGCAACCGCAGTAAAGATCTGGCCAGTATGGGAAAACGAAGCAGCCTTGTTGCGCCACCATCCTCCCTTACCAGTCCTGCAGGACTAAAATCCAAGAAAGCAAAACCAAGCTCCATcacatccacctcctcctcagcctcttcCCCCTCATCATCTCTGGCAACCAAGCGCCGCCGTCGGCTGGCCAAGAAGACGAGAGAAAAAGGTGGAGTTGTAGGGCTGGCGGCTGGAGACGACAGCCAAACAAAAGCCCCATCTGAGGGCTGGGGGGGAGCCTCCTTAGATGTTCAGTCAGCCATTGGAGATAGGGGCAAGTCCATCAGTCCACGTATGAGCCAAGCTGGTCCTGCACCctgttgttcctcctcttcctcctcctcttcctctaccagTGTGCTCCCGCCCTCCTCCTCGCCCCCCCACACGCCTCCACCCTCCATGGCTCCTTTGCGGGACACCAGGGAGTCTTCACCAGACTCTCAGACTGTGGATAGCAGCTGTAAGACTCCAGACCCATCTTTCCTAGCTGAGGACTGTCCAACCCAGACCAGCCCCACGCTCCCAGCGTCCAGTCCGTCCAGTCTGTCCACCCCCCAGGGAGCTGGCCTCAGCATTGCCTTGTCTACACCCACTGCCAAGCCCCCTCCTCCAGATCAAGCACCCAAATCTCTGGCCTCACCTCCATGCTCATCCTCTTCAGCAGGCTGTGGTTTCACTTCCCTTTCCTTGCCTCTGTCTTTGTcagacccctcctcctcctctgtgtcctcttcgTCTGCTAGTAAgccgcctccccccccccctccagcagTGCCTGGCCTCCCCTGGAGTCTGCAGACCGGGGTGGACTGCACAACTGGAGGAGTCCTAGCGT TGACTGCTCTGCTCTTCAAAATGGAGGAGGCCAATATCGCCAGCAGAGCGAAAGCACAAGAGTTCATTCAAGCAACCAGCCAG ATTCTCTCACAGGCCAATCAGAGCCAGTCGCAGCAGCtggctcctccctcctcagcctcctcttcacatatccctccctctccttctctccctccgccTCTCGGTCTGAGCCCAGCCCAGTTCATCCTCCACAGCTCCCTTCCATTGGTTGGCAGCACCAaaacccctccctctctcctgcacCCCTCCATAGGTGGTGGCTGTGCACAGACCCcaccctccatcatgtccatggGGCTGTCTGGGAGCTTTGGTGACACTGGCTGGGACAATGAGAGCAAAGACCCTGATAAG TACCTGAAGAAGCTGCACACCCAGGAGCgggcagtggaggaggtgaagctcGCCATCAAACCTTACTATCAGCGCAAAGACATCAACAaggatgactacaaagacatccTCAGGAAGGCAGTGCACAAG ATCTGCCACAGCCGCACTGGAGAAATCAACCCGGTCAAAGTCAGCAACCTCGTGAAGCTGTACGTGCAGCGCTACAAATACTTCCGGAAACATGGACGCAGaatggatgaggaagagagggatgacaGGGAGCTGCATTCCTCTGCCTGA
- the abcc1 gene encoding multidrug resistance-associated protein 1 isoform X2 → MGLDKFCSLDSSDPFWDWNRTWYTDNPDFTQCFQNTVLVWLPCLYLWICAPIYLMYLRSHDRGYICMSHINKARTAVGLLLWIICWSDVFFSFWERSHSSSVPAPVHLVSPTLLGFTMLLATFLIQYERMKGVQSSGVMLIYWLLALLCATVTFRSKIFQALDQPSTVCVWRYTTFYIYYALLLASLLLSCLTDQPPLFSEAIKDSNPCPEPGANFLSRITFWWITRMMVTGYRRPLEEKDLWSLNSEDRSHTVVPQLVCHWNTECQKVKRTEQKMLYSPKKAMHSEGKEGRAVEESEILIVKAQKTKESSLFWALCRTFGPYFFISCLYKIIQDVLMFVGPEILRLLIRFVNNSSAPYWHGYFYAALLFICTCVQSLILQKYFHVCFVSGMRLRTAIIGAVYRKALVISSAARRTSTVGEMVNLMSVDAQRFMDLITYINMIWSAPLQVVLALYFLWQNLGPSVLAGVAVMVLMVPINAVIAMKTKTYQVAQMKSKDNRIKLMNEMLNGIKVLKLYAWELAFKDKVSKIRESELRVLKKTAYLGAMSSFTWICAPFLVALSTFTVYVLIDEKNVLDAQKAFVSLALFNILRFPLNMLPMVISSMVQASVSLKRLRVFLSHEELQEDGVVHEAGAASHSISMVDGVFSWSRAESPTLKRLNVCIPEGSLVAVVGHVGSGKSSLLSALLGEMDKLEGTVAVKGSVAYVPQQAWIQNATLKDNIMFGQERRQTWYQRVVEACALQPDLEILPAGDDTEIGEKGVNLSGGQKQRVSLARAVYCDRAVYLLDDPLSAVDAHVGKHIFEQVVGPQGLLKNKTRVLVTHGLSYLPQTDLILVMVEGEITEMGSYQHLMATEGAFAEFQRTYAAVDHNNDDETVPKSGSKATENGSTTALVGSPVGSSVSKLCQKNEEDKVLGEKAKQPEVGKLTEPDKASTGLVKLSVFGSYLKAIGVILSCISLLLFLTQNLVSLFSNYWLSLWTDDPVVNGTQPNRLMRLGVYGALGLSQGVSVFGYSLSTSIGGILASRCLHQSMLYDVLRSPMSFFERTPSGNLVNRFAKEMDTIDTVIPSIIKMFMGSMFNVMGSCIIILIATPLVAIIIPVLGLLYFFVQRFYVASSRQLKRLESVSRSPIYTHFNETLLGTSVIRAFGEQERFIRESDQCVDHNQKAYYPSIVANRWLAVRLEFVGNCIVSFAALFAVIARESLSPGIMGLSISYALQLTSSLTWLVRMSSEVETNIVAVERVKEYSDTEKEAEWTHEPSSLPTGWPTEGCIEIRGLGLRYRHDLDLAIRNITIKIHQGEKVGIVGRTGAGKSSLTLALFRIIEASEGQIFIDGVDIAQLGLHELRSRITIIPQDPVLFSGSLRMNLDPFESFSDEEVWRSLEYSHLKSFVSGLPNKLSHECSEGGENLSVGQRQLLCLARALLRKTKILVLDEATAAVDMETDNLIQSTIRSQFEDCTVLTIAHRLNTIMDYTRVLVLDKGEMAEFDSPSNLLAQRGAFYKMAKDAGLV, encoded by the exons ATGGGGCTTGACAAGTTCTGCAGCCTGGACAGTTCCGATCCATTTTGG GATTGGAACCGTACTTGGTACACTGATAACCCAGACTTCACCCAGTGCTTCCAGAACACTGTCCTGGTGTGGCTGCCATGCCTTTACCTCTGGATATGTGCCCCCATCTACCTCATGTACCTCCGCAGCCACGACCGTGGCTACATCTGTATGAGTCACATCAACAAAGCTAGAACT GCTGTTGGCCTTCTCCTGTGGATCATCTGCTGGTCAgatgtgttcttttctttctgggaAAGAAGTCACAGCAGCAGTGTCCCTGCACCCGTCCACCTCGTCAGTCCTACCTTACTGGGCTTCACTATG TTGCTGGCCACCTTCTTAATCCAGTATGAGCGGATGAAAGGGGTTCAGTCGTCTGGGGTGATGCTGATCTACTGGCTGCTGGCACTGCTGTGTGCCACAGTCACTTTCAGGTCCAAGATCTTTCAGGCCCTGGACCAG ccgtcgacggtgtgtgtgtggaggtacACCACCTTCTATATCTACTACGCTCTGCTGCTGGCTTCTCTGCTCCTGTCCTGCCTGACGGACCAGCCGCCCCTCTTCTCCGAAGCCATCAAAGACTCG AATCCCTGCCCTGAGCCTGGAGCTAATTTCCTCTCCAGAATAACCTTCTGGTGGATCACCAG GATGATGGTGACGGGCTACAGGCGCCcactggaggagaaggaccTGTGGTCTTTGAACTCTGAGGACCGCTCCCATACAGTGGTCCCACAGCTAGTGTGCCACTGGAACACAGAGTgccaaaaggtcaaaag GACTGAGCAGAAAATGTTGTACTCTCCCAAGAAAGCCATGCACAGCGAGGGCAAAGAGGGCCGGGCTGTGGAAGAGTCTGAAATCTTGATTGTAAAAGCCCAGAAAACAAAGGAGTCATCCCTGTTCTGGGCCCTGTGCCGCACCTTCGGGCCCTACTTCTTCATTTCCTGCCTCTATAAGATCATCCAGGACGTCCTCATGTTCGTTGGGCCTGAGATTCTCCG GCTGCTGATCCGCTTTGTCAACAACTCCAGTGCCCCTTACTGGCACGGTTACTTCTACGCGGCGCTGCTCTTCATATGTACCTGTGTGCAGTCGCTAATCCTCCAGAAGTACTTCCATGTCTGCTTTGTCTCAGGCATGCGTCTGCGCACTGCCATCATAGGAGCTGTCTACAGGAAG GCCTTGGTCATAAGCAGCGCAGCCCGCCGCACCTCCACGGTGGGAGAGATGGTCAACCTGATGTCGGTGGACGCTCAGCGCTTCATGGACCTCATCACTTACATAAACATGATATGGTCCGCCCCTCTACAGGTGGTGCTGGCCCTCTACTTTCTCTGGCAG AACCTGGGTCCGTCCGTGCTGGCTGGAGTGGCTGTGATGGTTCTCATGGTTCCCATTAATGCTGTCATCGCCATGAAAACCAAAACTTACCAG GTTGCCCAAATGAAGAGTAAAGACAATCGCATCAAGCTGATGAATGAGATGCTGAACGGCATCAAGGTGCTGAAGCTGTACGCCTGGGAGCTGGCCTTCAAGGACAAGGTGTCAAAGATCCGAGAGAGTGAGCTGCGGGTCCTGAAGAAGACCGCCTACCTGGGTGCCATGTCCTCTTTTACCTGGATCTGTGCACCTTTCCTG GTTGCCCTGTCGACCTTCACTGTGTATGTTCTGATTGACGAGAAGAACGTGCTCGATGCCCAGAAGGCCTTTGTGTCACTGGCGCTCTTCAACATCCTGCGTTTTCCTCTCAACATGCTGCCAATGGTCATCAGTAGTATGGTGCAG GCCAGTGTGTCCTTGAAGCGTCTGAGAGTGTTTCTTTCACACGAGGAGCTGCAGGAAGACGGCGTCGTGCATGAAGCAGGAGCAG cTTCACACAGTATCTCCATGGTGGATGGAGTTTTCAGCTGGTCCAGAGCTGAATCACCGACACTCAAGAG gctgaatgtgtgtatcCCTGAAGGCTCTTTGGTGGCTGTGGTGGGACACGTGGGTTCGGGAAAGTCCTCGCTGCTGTCGGCGCTGCTCGGCGAGATGGACAAACTAGAAGGGACTGTGGCTGTCAAG GGTTCAGTGGCCTACGTTCCCCAGCAGGCCTGGATCCAGAATGCCACGCTGAAAGACAACATCATGTTTGgtcaggagaggagacagacctGGTATCAGCGTGTGGTGGAGGCATGTGCCCTTCAGCCTGACCTTGAGATCCTTCCAGCTGGAGATGACACCGAGATTGGAGAGAAG GGAGTGAATCTGTCTGGAGGTCAGAAGCAACGGGTGAGCCTGGCCAGGGCTGTGTACTGTGACCGTGCTGTCTACCTGTTGGATGACCCGTTGTCTGCTGTCGACGCTCACGTAGGGAAACACATCTTTGAACAAGTCGTCGGCCCACAGGGACTGCTGAagaacaag ACACGTGTGCTGGTGACCCATGGACTGAGCTACCTGCCTCAGACCGACTTGATCctggtcatggtggagggagaGATCACAGAGATGGGCTCCTACCAGCATCTCATGGCCACAGAGGGAGCCTTCGCTGAGTTTCAGAGAACGTACGCCGCTGTCGACCACAACAACGATGATG AAACTGTGCCAAAGAGTGGAAGCAAAGCAACAGAGAACGGCAGCACAACTGCTCTTGTTGG CAGTCCGGTAGGCAGCAGTGTGTCCAAACTGTGCCAGAAGAATGAGGAGGACAAGGTGCTGGGCGAGAAGGCCAAGCAACCCGAGGTGGGCAAGCTGACGGAGCCTGACAAGGCCAGCACCGGACTG GTCAAGCTGTCTGTGTTCGGGTCTTATCTGAAAGCCATCGGCGTGATTCTGTCCTGCATCAGTCTGCTGCTGTTTCTCACCCAAAACCTGGTCTCCCTGTTCTCAAACTACTGGCTGAGCCTCTGGACCGACGACCCCGTGGTTAATGGCACTCAGCCCAACAGGCTGATGAGGCTCGGGGTGTATGGTGCTCTTGGTTTGTCCCAGG GCGTGTCAGTCTTTGGTTACTCCCTCTCCACGTCCATCGGAGGCATCCTGGCATCCCGCTGCCTCCACCAGTCCATGCTGTATGACGTCCTGCGGTCACCCATGTCCTTCTTTGAGCGAACCCCCAGCGGCAACCTGGTCAATCGCTTTGCCAAGGAGATGGACACCATTGACACCGTGATCCCcagcattattaaaatgttcatggGCTCCATGTTTAATGTGATGGGTTCTTGCATCATCATCCTGATCGCCACACCGCTGGTCGCCATCATCATTCCTGTTCTCGGTCTGCTCTACTTCTTTGTGCAG AGGTTTTATGTGGCGTCGTCTCGCCAGCTGAAGCGTCTGGAGTCAGTCAGTCGTTCGCCCATCTACACCCACTTCAATGAAACGCTGCTGGGCACCTCTGTCATCCGAGCCTTTGGGGAACAGGAGCGCTTCATCCGTGAGAGTGACCAGTGCGTGGACCACAACCAGAAGGCGTACTACCCCAGCATCGTAGCAAACAG gtgGCTAGCTGTTCGCTTGGAGTTTGTAGGAAACTGCATTGTGTCATTTGCTGCTCTGTTTGCCGTCATAGCCAGAGAGAGTCTCAGTCCAGGCATCATGGGGCTGTCTATCTCCTACGCCCTCCAG CTGACCTCCTCACTGACCTGGCTGGTGAGGATGTCCTCTGAAGTGGAGACCAATATTGTGGCTgtggagagagtgaaagagtacagtgacacagagaaagag GCAGAGTGGACACACGAGCCCTCCAGCCTCCCAACAGGGTGGCCCACTGAAGGCTGCATAGAGATCAGAGGTCTCGGCCTGCGCTACCGTCACGATCTGGATCTCGCCATTCGCAACATCACCATTAAAATCCACCAAGGAGAGAAG GTGGGGATTGTGGGGCGCACGGGAGCGGGGAAATCATCCCTAACGCTGGCACTGTTCCGGATCATCGAGGCATCTGAGGGCCAAATCTTCATTGATGGGGTGGACATTGCTCAGCTGGGCCTCCATGAGCTGCGGTCCAGAATCACCATCATACCACAG GATCCAGTGCTGTTTTCAGGCTCTCTGAGGATGAACCTGGATCCTTTCGAAAGCTTCTCTGATGAGGAAGTCTGGAGGTCTCTGGAGTATTCCCATCTCAAGAGCTTTGTGTCCGGTCTGCCAAACAAACTCAGCCATGAGTGtagtgaaggaggagagaacCTCAG TGTTGGGCAGCGACAGCTGCTGTGCTTGGCCAGAGCTCTGCTGAGGAAGACCAAGATCCTGGTCCTGGATGAGGCCACAGCAGCTGTGGACATGGAGACGGACAACTTGATCCAGTCCACCATCCGGTCTCAGTTTGAAGACTGCACTGTTCTGACAATAGCTCATCGCCTGAACACCATCATGGACtacacaag GGTCCTGGTGTTGGACAAGGGAGAGATGGCAGAGTTTGACTCGCCCTCCAATCTCCTGGCTCAAAGAGGAGCCTTTTACAAGATGGCCAAGGACGCCGGGCTGGTCTGA